Proteins found in one Geomonas subterranea genomic segment:
- a CDS encoding class 1 fructose-bisphosphatase: MPAAPGTSKFQIELRRHLRGQSISDNLVHLICEIAEASKYVINAVRTGDLGVAGTSNLYGEEQLALDVLSDRIMRKRLIHSGVVCNIASEEMDEIYQAQASADGLYSVAYDPLDGSSLVDVNLAVGTIVSIYEGCDLLQPGRNQVAAMYILYGPRVSLVYTVGDGVHEFTMNNLMEFTLTRENIRMQEEGNIYAPGGLRNKYNDGDEKFIRHLEAKGCKLRYSGGFVPDINQVLMKGKGLFMYPALKGSPNGKLRVLFELNPMAFIIEHAGGAASNGHIPILDIVPESLDQRAPIYIGCKADVKAATDFLTESAQAPVAAGSFVNG; encoded by the coding sequence ATGCCAGCTGCACCGGGAACGTCGAAATTCCAGATAGAACTGCGCCGTCATCTGCGTGGTCAGAGCATCAGTGATAACCTCGTGCACCTCATCTGTGAGATAGCCGAGGCCAGCAAGTACGTCATCAACGCGGTGCGCACCGGCGACCTGGGTGTCGCAGGTACCTCTAACCTTTACGGCGAAGAGCAGCTTGCCCTCGACGTCCTCTCCGATCGCATCATGAGAAAGCGCCTCATCCACTCCGGCGTGGTGTGCAACATCGCCTCCGAGGAGATGGACGAGATCTACCAGGCACAGGCCAGCGCCGACGGACTCTACTCCGTCGCCTACGATCCCCTCGACGGCTCGTCGCTTGTCGACGTGAACCTCGCCGTCGGCACCATCGTCTCCATCTACGAAGGATGCGACCTGCTCCAGCCCGGCCGTAACCAGGTCGCCGCCATGTACATCCTGTACGGACCGAGGGTCTCCCTGGTCTACACCGTGGGCGACGGCGTGCACGAGTTCACCATGAACAACCTGATGGAGTTCACCCTGACCCGCGAGAACATCAGGATGCAGGAAGAGGGGAACATCTACGCGCCCGGCGGGCTCAGGAACAAGTACAACGACGGCGACGAGAAGTTCATCCGCCACCTGGAGGCCAAGGGGTGCAAGCTGCGCTACTCCGGCGGCTTCGTCCCGGACATCAACCAGGTGCTGATGAAAGGGAAGGGGCTTTTCATGTACCCGGCCCTGAAAGGCTCGCCCAACGGCAAGCTGCGCGTGCTGTTCGAATTGAACCCGATGGCGTTCATCATCGAGCACGCCGGCGGCGCCGCCAGCAACGGCCACATCCCGATCCTCGACATCGTGCCCGAGTCGCTGGACCAGAGGGCTCCGATCTACATCGGCTGCAAGGCGGACGTCAAAGCTGCCACCGATTTCCTCACCGAATCGGCGCAGGCACCGGTTGCTGCCGGATCATTTGTCAACGGGTAG
- a CDS encoding sigma-54-dependent transcriptional regulator, whose translation MTAKLLILDDDHDILLMLKTIFTGEEYELLLESDSEGALKRVIADRPNVAIMDISLPQKSGIEVLKEAKKIDPGLAVIMATGYKTTQNAIEAMKHGAFDYVTKPFDMNKLKGAVKKALECNLLSRKVRYTKERAQVEEDLTEDLMIGSSPEMIEIWKMVGTVADSDATVLIQGESGTGKELLARAIYNNSRRKNRPFLAVNCAALPEALLESELFGHEKGAFTDAHTRRIGKFEQCNGGTIFLDEIGEMSPANQGKFLRVLENQEFERVGGNETIKVDVRVIAATNRSLLAAVKEKSFRMDLFYRLRVVNFFLPPLRDRTEDIPLLVDLFVKKFAKKYGKNVKGVAPDTMALLMNHQFEGNIRELKNVINSAVVFCRGDILVSGDFESFLTAKAGFKEVDLDVVGDDYYEVFWSMLEPVFDGICQKNKGSIYESVNMGLEKALIHMAMEKSNNNQVFAAKLLGISRNTLRDRLERYRIGTGDPA comes from the coding sequence ATGACTGCGAAACTGCTGATTCTGGATGACGATCACGACATCCTGCTCATGCTGAAGACCATCTTCACGGGCGAGGAATACGAACTGCTGCTGGAGAGTGACAGCGAAGGAGCATTGAAGCGCGTCATCGCCGATCGCCCCAATGTGGCGATCATGGACATAAGCCTCCCCCAGAAGTCCGGCATCGAGGTGCTCAAAGAGGCGAAGAAGATCGACCCCGGCCTCGCCGTCATCATGGCTACCGGCTACAAGACCACCCAAAACGCCATCGAGGCGATGAAGCACGGCGCTTTCGACTACGTGACCAAGCCCTTCGACATGAACAAGCTGAAGGGTGCCGTCAAGAAGGCGCTGGAGTGCAACCTCCTGAGCCGCAAGGTGCGCTATACCAAGGAGCGCGCCCAGGTGGAGGAGGATCTCACCGAGGACCTGATGATCGGTTCCTCCCCAGAGATGATCGAGATCTGGAAGATGGTGGGGACCGTCGCGGATTCCGATGCCACCGTGCTGATCCAGGGCGAATCCGGAACCGGCAAGGAACTGCTGGCCCGCGCCATCTATAACAACTCCCGCCGCAAGAACCGTCCCTTCCTGGCCGTCAACTGCGCCGCGCTCCCCGAGGCCCTGCTCGAGTCCGAGCTGTTCGGCCACGAGAAGGGGGCCTTCACCGACGCCCATACCCGCCGCATCGGCAAGTTCGAGCAATGCAACGGCGGCACCATCTTCCTCGACGAGATCGGGGAGATGAGCCCCGCAAACCAGGGGAAGTTCCTGCGCGTTCTCGAGAACCAGGAATTCGAGCGGGTAGGGGGGAACGAGACCATCAAGGTGGATGTCCGCGTCATCGCGGCCACCAACCGTTCGCTGCTCGCCGCGGTGAAGGAGAAGTCCTTCCGGATGGACCTTTTCTACCGTCTGCGCGTGGTGAACTTCTTCCTGCCGCCGCTTCGGGACCGGACCGAGGACATCCCGCTCCTGGTCGACCTCTTCGTCAAGAAGTTCGCCAAGAAGTACGGCAAGAACGTGAAAGGGGTCGCCCCCGACACCATGGCGCTCTTGATGAACCACCAGTTCGAGGGGAACATCAGGGAATTGAAGAACGTCATCAACTCCGCGGTGGTCTTTTGCCGCGGCGACATCCTGGTTTCCGGTGACTTCGAGTCCTTCCTCACCGCGAAGGCCGGGTTCAAGGAAGTCGACCTCGATGTTGTGGGCGATGACTATTACGAGGTGTTCTGGAGTATGCTGGAGCCGGTTTTCGACGGCATCTGCCAGAAGAACAAAGGCTCCATCTACGAGAGCGTCAACATGGGGCTGGAGAAGGCGCTCATCCACATGGCGATGGAGAAGAGCAACAACAACCAGGTTTTCGCCGCCAAGCTGTTGGGCATCAGCCGCAACACGCTGAGGGACCGGTTGGAGCGCTACCGGATCGGGACGGGCGACCCCGCCTGA
- a CDS encoding HD domain-containing phosphohydrolase: protein MKGNILIADDEDMIRELINITLSKEGFTCFQAGSAEEGLDIINSQQLDLALLDIMMPGRSGIDLLKDIKQVAPDTTVLMITAMNDMDTALSCIHNGAEDYITKPFNLDRVLLTVKNTLEKRRLVMENKEYQANLELKVREQTEVIRTVMGEINLAYEHTLAALIRALDAREKEVGSHSERVMAYTCLLAEKAGIGPEERVIMGKGALLHDIGKIGVSDNILLKPGKLDDEEWKVMRQHPKIGFDILAGIKYFSDAAELVLFHHERYDGMGYPHRAAGEAIPISARIFSLVDTLDAMTSDRPYRKALTFQAVLDEVVRCSGQQFDPRLVDVFLSIAKEEWERAAGKTL from the coding sequence TTGAAAGGGAACATACTCATAGCCGACGACGAGGACATGATCAGAGAACTGATCAACATCACTCTGTCCAAGGAAGGATTCACCTGCTTCCAGGCCGGCAGCGCGGAAGAAGGCCTGGACATAATCAACAGCCAGCAGCTGGACCTCGCCCTTTTGGACATCATGATGCCGGGGCGCTCGGGTATCGATCTGCTCAAGGACATAAAGCAGGTCGCACCGGACACCACGGTGCTGATGATCACCGCGATGAACGACATGGACACCGCGCTTTCCTGCATCCACAACGGCGCCGAGGACTACATCACCAAGCCGTTCAACCTGGACCGGGTGCTTTTGACCGTGAAGAACACGCTGGAGAAGCGGCGCCTGGTCATGGAGAACAAGGAGTACCAGGCCAACCTGGAGCTCAAGGTCCGCGAGCAGACCGAGGTGATCAGGACCGTCATGGGCGAGATCAACCTCGCCTACGAGCACACGCTGGCGGCGCTGATCCGCGCGCTGGACGCGAGGGAAAAGGAAGTCGGCTCGCATTCCGAGCGGGTGATGGCGTACACGTGCCTTCTGGCGGAAAAGGCGGGAATCGGGCCGGAAGAGCGTGTCATCATGGGCAAGGGCGCCCTTTTGCACGACATCGGCAAGATCGGCGTGTCCGACAACATACTCCTGAAGCCGGGGAAACTCGACGACGAGGAGTGGAAGGTGATGCGCCAGCACCCGAAGATCGGATTCGACATCCTGGCCGGGATCAAGTACTTCTCCGACGCCGCCGAACTGGTGCTGTTCCACCACGAACGCTATGACGGCATGGGCTATCCTCACCGCGCGGCCGGCGAGGCCATCCCCATCAGCGCGCGCATCTTCTCGCTGGTGGACACCCTGGACGCCATGACCTCGGACCGCCCCTACCGCAAGGCCCTCACCTTCCAGGCGGTGCTCGACGAAGTGGTGCGCTGCTCGGGTCAGCAGTTCGACCCGAGGCTGGTGGACGTGTTCCTCTCCATTGCCAAGGAGGAGTGGGAAAGGGCGGCAGGAAAAACCCTGTAA
- a CDS encoding PAS domain S-box protein, producing MKHPLRILIVDDSPEDAVLIVRHLQKEFAPIYERVETPEEMEAALDRGGWHLVISDYVMPRFSGPGALQLMHERGVDLPFIMVSGQMGEDAAVEAMRAGAHDYLIKDRLSRLIPAIKRELREAVVRRERREAEEALSATEARFQSLVEQSLVGIFMLQEDIFIYANPKLGSIFGYPPEHLIEKRSILDLVAPDDQIRVLTQFLRPLKEGSEPLHFFFRGTRQDGAAIDLEVNGTRTLINGSDAVIGTLLDITERRRAEAELSKLWRAVEQSPVSVVITDLQGYIEYVNPKFIEVCGYPEHELIGKKTSILRSGTMGDEFYRELWETIGSGKEWHGELHNRKKNGDLFWESCSISAVKNPEGQITHFVGVKEDITERKLVVDQMRQVQKMEAVGQLAGGIAHDFNNLLTVINGYSTLLIRALDEKSPMRKEAEQILRAGERAADLTRQLLSFSRRQIMEPRVLDINRQVRSVQKMLERLIGENIRLVTELAPDAGLVRMDPGQLEQIVMNLVVNARDASDTGGVITVSTVNRELDEGYTHRHPGSQTGDYVVLSVTDRGQGMTEEVKQRLFEPFFTTKEMGRGTGLGLATVYGIVKQCGGYIEVISEPGQGARFDIYLPRTEQEAESQGERQSDDSIDTDHTILVVEDEPGVLNLVVHTLRMRGFRVLETTDPEQGIVLFERHADEIDMLLTDVVMPFMSGPTLAEHLLARKPTLKVLFMSGHTDNRTSFEKTLEKGMQFLPKPFASDALIRKVRDTLQGTGSQEAARAIPGGSN from the coding sequence ATGAAACATCCACTGCGCATCCTGATCGTAGACGATTCCCCCGAGGACGCCGTTCTCATCGTCCGGCACCTTCAGAAGGAATTCGCGCCCATTTACGAGCGCGTAGAGACTCCGGAGGAGATGGAGGCGGCCCTGGACCGCGGCGGGTGGCACCTGGTCATCTCCGACTACGTCATGCCACGTTTCAGCGGGCCGGGTGCGCTGCAGCTCATGCACGAGCGCGGCGTCGACCTCCCCTTCATCATGGTATCGGGGCAGATGGGGGAGGATGCGGCCGTCGAGGCGATGCGTGCCGGTGCGCACGACTACCTGATCAAGGACCGCCTTTCGCGGCTTATCCCCGCCATCAAGCGGGAGTTGAGGGAAGCGGTGGTGCGCCGCGAGCGGCGCGAGGCCGAAGAGGCGCTTTCCGCGACCGAGGCGCGCTTTCAGAGCCTGGTGGAGCAGTCCCTGGTCGGCATCTTCATGCTGCAGGAAGACATCTTCATCTATGCGAACCCAAAGCTCGGCTCCATCTTTGGTTACCCTCCAGAGCACCTTATCGAGAAGCGCAGCATCCTCGACCTGGTCGCGCCGGACGACCAGATCCGGGTGTTGACCCAGTTCCTGCGCCCGCTCAAAGAGGGGAGCGAGCCGCTGCACTTCTTCTTCCGGGGCACGCGGCAGGACGGCGCCGCCATCGACCTGGAGGTGAACGGCACCAGGACCCTGATCAACGGCTCCGATGCCGTCATCGGGACGCTGCTCGACATCACCGAGCGGCGGCGGGCCGAGGCCGAACTGAGCAAGTTGTGGCGTGCAGTCGAACAGAGCCCGGTGTCGGTGGTGATCACCGACCTCCAGGGGTACATCGAGTACGTGAACCCGAAGTTCATCGAGGTGTGCGGCTACCCGGAACACGAACTGATCGGCAAGAAGACCAGCATCCTCAGGTCAGGCACCATGGGGGATGAATTCTACCGGGAACTCTGGGAAACCATCGGCTCCGGAAAGGAGTGGCACGGAGAGCTGCACAACCGGAAGAAAAACGGGGATCTTTTCTGGGAGAGCTGTTCCATTTCGGCGGTCAAGAACCCGGAGGGGCAGATCACCCACTTCGTCGGCGTCAAGGAGGACATCACCGAGAGAAAGCTCGTCGTGGACCAGATGCGGCAGGTGCAGAAGATGGAGGCGGTCGGGCAGCTGGCCGGGGGGATCGCCCACGACTTCAACAACCTGCTCACCGTGATCAACGGCTACAGCACGCTTTTGATCCGGGCCCTGGACGAGAAATCGCCCATGCGCAAGGAGGCGGAACAGATCCTGCGCGCCGGCGAGCGGGCGGCCGACCTCACCCGGCAGCTCTTGAGCTTCAGCCGGCGGCAGATCATGGAGCCGCGGGTGCTGGACATCAACCGCCAGGTAAGATCGGTGCAGAAGATGCTGGAACGGCTGATCGGCGAGAACATCCGGCTGGTCACCGAGCTCGCTCCAGACGCCGGGCTGGTCAGGATGGACCCCGGACAGCTGGAACAGATCGTCATGAACCTCGTGGTGAACGCCCGGGACGCCTCCGACACCGGCGGAGTGATCACGGTATCGACCGTGAACCGGGAGCTGGACGAGGGGTACACGCACCGGCACCCGGGCTCCCAGACGGGAGATTACGTGGTACTGAGTGTCACCGACCGGGGCCAGGGAATGACCGAAGAAGTGAAGCAGCGGCTCTTCGAACCGTTCTTCACCACCAAGGAGATGGGGCGCGGCACCGGGCTCGGGCTTGCTACCGTGTACGGCATCGTGAAGCAGTGTGGCGGCTACATCGAGGTGATCAGCGAGCCCGGACAGGGGGCGCGCTTCGACATCTACCTGCCGCGCACAGAGCAGGAGGCAGAATCCCAGGGCGAGCGGCAGTCGGACGACTCCATTGACACGGACCACACCATTCTGGTAGTTGAGGATGAGCCCGGAGTGCTGAACCTGGTGGTGCACACCCTGAGAATGCGCGGTTTCAGGGTGCTGGAGACGACGGACCCCGAACAGGGAATAGTCCTGTTCGAACGGCACGCCGACGAGATCGACATGCTCCTGACCGACGTGGTCATGCCGTTCATGAGCGGTCCGACCCTGGCCGAACACCTGCTGGCCAGAAAGCCGACGCTCAAAGTACTTTTCATGTCTGGGCACACTGACAACCGGACCAGCTTCGAGAAAACGCTGGAAAAAGGGATGCAGTTCCTGCCCAAGCCCTTTGCAAGTGACGCCCTGATCAGAAAGGTGAGGGACACCCTGCAGGGGACCGGGTCGCAAGAAGCGGCGCGGGCGATTCCAGGAGGTAGCAATTGA
- a CDS encoding efflux RND transporter periplasmic adaptor subunit has product MSIPALAHILPRFLLLVLLCAPLVAGCSSEAEKPKAKPAAPVTVARATRKDVPIELRAIGNVEPFATVALKSRVTGMITAVRFKEGDDVAKGALLFTVDPRPFQAQLAQAQANLARDLASANNAKEQAKRYASLWQEGIVTREQYDQLQANADSLSASVASLRAAVDNAKLQLDYCFIRSPMTGRTGGLATHAGNLVKENDTALVTINQIAPLYVTFSLPEKDLATIKGRVGGRLPVQARVAGSAVAEQGTVTFLDNGVDPATGTIKVKATFANAGKTLWPGQFVNVAITLDTKKGATVVPTRAVQTGQQGEFVYVVKPDSTAEVRPVSTGPSLDGMTVIEKGVAPGDTVVTDGQVKLVPGGKVAVKGGAPS; this is encoded by the coding sequence GTGTCGATCCCCGCTCTTGCCCACATCCTTCCCCGGTTTCTGCTGCTCGTGCTCCTGTGCGCCCCCCTGGTGGCTGGCTGCTCCAGTGAGGCGGAAAAACCGAAGGCCAAGCCTGCAGCACCGGTCACCGTGGCGCGTGCCACCCGCAAAGATGTCCCCATTGAGCTGCGTGCCATCGGCAACGTCGAACCGTTCGCCACCGTCGCCCTCAAATCCCGCGTCACCGGGATGATCACCGCGGTGCGGTTCAAGGAGGGGGACGATGTCGCCAAGGGGGCGCTGCTGTTCACCGTTGATCCGCGTCCCTTCCAGGCTCAGCTGGCGCAGGCACAGGCGAACCTGGCCCGGGACCTCGCCAGCGCCAACAACGCCAAGGAACAGGCCAAGCGGTACGCCTCGCTCTGGCAGGAGGGGATCGTGACCCGCGAGCAGTACGACCAGCTCCAGGCCAACGCCGACTCCCTCTCTGCCTCGGTGGCCTCGCTGCGCGCAGCGGTGGACAACGCCAAGCTGCAGCTTGATTACTGCTTCATCCGCTCCCCCATGACCGGGCGCACCGGCGGTCTTGCCACCCACGCCGGAAACCTCGTCAAGGAGAACGACACGGCGCTGGTTACCATCAACCAGATCGCCCCGCTCTACGTCACCTTCTCCCTCCCGGAAAAGGACCTGGCCACCATCAAGGGAAGGGTAGGGGGCAGGCTCCCGGTCCAGGCGCGCGTCGCCGGGAGTGCCGTCGCGGAGCAGGGGACGGTGACCTTCCTGGACAACGGGGTCGATCCCGCCACCGGCACCATTAAGGTGAAGGCCACCTTCGCCAACGCCGGCAAGACGCTCTGGCCCGGCCAGTTCGTGAATGTAGCCATCACCCTCGACACCAAAAAAGGCGCGACCGTCGTCCCCACCCGCGCCGTCCAGACCGGGCAGCAGGGGGAATTCGTCTATGTCGTGAAGCCCGACTCCACGGCGGAGGTGCGCCCGGTCAGCACCGGGCCGTCTCTTGACGGTATGACCGTAATCGAGAAGGGGGTTGCTCCGGGCGACACGGTGGTTACCGACGGACAGGTGAAGCTGGTGCCGGGAGGGAAGGTCGCTGTGAAGGGCGGGGCTCCCTCATGA